One stretch of Lysobacterales bacterium DNA includes these proteins:
- a CDS encoding Ig-like domain-containing protein — protein MRTVLRGALLALCCSSAALAQSVSITGGVPAVESFDSLANTGTANTIVPTGWYFTENGAAGTYAADDGIGVSGSAYSYGTTSTTERAFGSLRSNSTEPMLGARLQNNTGSTLSELLVSYRGEQWRLGVAGRADPLNFQYSLDATSLTSGTWVDFDGLDLPSPNTTSAPGALNGNATGNFVAISATISGGGFTLADGATMWIRWIDPNLSGNDDGLAIDDFSVGLAVDNPPQLTASAPTSGASNVAVASNIALTFSEAVTTTDPWFVLDCGAGAVAGTMSGSGSTRSFDPTLDLPFNASCTVTLTAANIRDTDGTLDPLTGSNAFSFTTVADSAPSVVSTVPADTATGIGVSANLSVTFSEAVTPTLPNWLALSCASSGVHPLTVSGGPTIWTLNPDSDFAFSELCTATIAVANVVDQDGMPNPMAAPKTWTFTTGADLAPMVSSTTPADNAINVTLGSDITVVFSEPVNATTASFTVSCATSGAHTFVLSATPATSFTLNPDADFTAAEVCTVTVTAALVTDTDGAATPMAADYVFDFTIGSGSGDYYAGVDASTCVTLRSTLHDKIDDHTAFPYSHATLPDTWTVLEAADQDPLSSSSVLEVYENASYAKAGGGNSNYNREHTWPNSYGFNNLSGVNGSGVPQSSAYVDTHMLYLSDIEYNSNRGSKPYANCPDTDGCSADATLAYNGFGGGAVTYASGNHNWRKTAGSEAFGSYEVWNHRKGDMARAVLYMDIRYEGGTATGGNTIGQSEPDLIVTDDRNLILSRASTTTGPAYMGLKSTLLAWHAADPPDEHELLRNGVIFSFQGNRNPFIDHPEWAECLFNCNCLPASNPPTATADNANINEDSGANTILVLANDPDPDGGPKLVQSVTQPSGAR, from the coding sequence ATGCGAACCGTGCTTCGTGGCGCGCTGCTGGCGCTTTGTTGTTCTTCCGCTGCGCTGGCGCAGTCGGTCTCCATCACCGGCGGCGTGCCGGCGGTCGAGAGTTTCGATTCGCTCGCCAATACCGGCACGGCGAACACGATCGTGCCCACCGGCTGGTATTTCACCGAGAATGGTGCCGCCGGCACGTACGCGGCGGACGACGGCATTGGCGTTTCCGGCAGTGCGTATTCCTACGGCACGACGTCAACGACCGAGCGCGCATTCGGTTCGTTGCGATCGAACTCGACCGAGCCGATGCTTGGGGCGCGATTGCAGAACAACACCGGCTCGACCTTGTCCGAATTGCTCGTCAGCTATCGCGGTGAGCAATGGCGTCTCGGCGTGGCCGGGCGCGCCGATCCGCTGAACTTCCAGTACAGCCTCGATGCGACTTCGCTGACCAGCGGTACCTGGGTCGACTTCGACGGGCTCGACCTGCCGTCACCGAACACGACTTCGGCCCCCGGCGCACTGAATGGCAACGCGACCGGCAATTTCGTCGCCATCAGCGCAACGATCAGCGGCGGCGGCTTCACGCTCGCGGACGGCGCGACGATGTGGATCCGCTGGATCGACCCGAACCTCAGCGGCAACGACGACGGTCTCGCCATCGACGACTTCAGCGTTGGCCTCGCGGTCGACAACCCGCCGCAGCTGACCGCGAGCGCGCCGACCAGCGGCGCAAGCAACGTCGCGGTCGCCAGCAACATCGCACTCACGTTCTCGGAAGCAGTCACCACCACCGACCCCTGGTTCGTGCTGGACTGCGGCGCCGGCGCCGTCGCAGGAACGATGTCAGGCAGCGGCAGCACGCGCAGTTTCGATCCGACGCTGGACCTGCCGTTCAACGCCAGCTGCACGGTCACGCTGACCGCAGCCAACATCCGCGACACCGACGGCACGCTCGACCCGCTGACCGGCTCGAATGCGTTCTCGTTCACCACCGTCGCCGACTCGGCGCCGAGCGTCGTCTCCACCGTTCCGGCCGACACCGCCACCGGCATCGGCGTCAGCGCCAACCTGAGCGTCACCTTCAGCGAAGCGGTCACGCCCACGCTGCCGAACTGGCTGGCGCTGAGTTGCGCCAGCAGCGGCGTTCATCCGCTGACGGTCAGCGGCGGACCGACGATCTGGACGCTCAACCCGGACAGCGACTTCGCCTTCAGCGAACTCTGCACCGCGACCATCGCGGTGGCAAACGTCGTTGACCAGGACGGCATGCCCAACCCGATGGCGGCACCGAAAACCTGGACCTTCACCACCGGCGCCGATCTGGCACCGATGGTGAGCTCGACCACGCCCGCCGACAACGCGATCAACGTCACCCTCGGCAGCGACATCACCGTGGTGTTCAGCGAGCCGGTCAACGCGACGACGGCTTCGTTCACCGTCAGCTGCGCGACATCAGGCGCGCACACCTTCGTTCTGTCGGCGACGCCCGCGACGAGTTTCACGCTGAACCCCGATGCCGATTTCACCGCAGCCGAGGTCTGCACGGTCACCGTGACCGCCGCTCTGGTCACCGACACCGATGGCGCCGCAACGCCGATGGCCGCCGACTACGTGTTCGACTTCACCATCGGCAGCGGGTCAGGCGACTACTACGCCGGCGTCGATGCCAGCACCTGCGTCACGCTGCGCAGCACGCTGCACGACAAGATCGACGACCACACCGCGTTTCCGTACAGCCACGCCACGCTGCCCGATACCTGGACCGTGCTCGAAGCGGCCGACCAGGATCCGCTGAGCAGCAGCAGCGTGCTCGAGGTGTACGAGAACGCGAGTTATGCCAAGGCCGGCGGTGGCAACAGCAATTACAACCGCGAGCACACCTGGCCGAACAGCTACGGCTTCAACAACCTGAGCGGCGTGAACGGCTCCGGCGTGCCGCAATCCTCGGCTTATGTCGACACCCACATGCTGTATCTGTCGGACATCGAGTACAACAGCAATCGCGGCTCGAAGCCCTACGCGAATTGCCCCGATACCGACGGCTGCAGCGCCGATGCCACGCTTGCCTACAACGGCTTTGGCGGCGGCGCGGTGACCTATGCCAGCGGCAACCACAACTGGAGGAAGACTGCCGGCAGCGAAGCCTTCGGCAGCTACGAAGTCTGGAACCACCGCAAGGGCGACATGGCTCGCGCGGTGCTGTACATGGACATCCGTTACGAGGGCGGTACCGCGACCGGCGGCAACACCATTGGCCAGAGCGAGCCGGACCTGATCGTGACCGACGACCGCAATCTCATTCTCAGCCGCGCCAGCACCACCACCGGACCGGCCTACATGGGGCTCAAGTCGACCCTGCTCGCATGGCACGCGGCCGATCCGCCGGACGAGCACGAGCTCCTGCGCAATGGCGTCATCTTCAGCTTCCAGGGCAACCGCAATCCGTTCATCGACCACCCGGAATGGGCGGAATGCCTGTTCAACTGCAATTGCCTGCCGGCGAGCAATCCGCCGACCGCCACTGCGGATAACGCCAACATCAACGAAGACAGCGGCGCGAACACGATCCTGGTGCTGGCCAATGATCCCGACCCCGATGGCGGCCCGAAACTGGTGCAGTCGGTGACCCAGCCGAGCGGGGCACGGTGA
- a CDS encoding co-chaperone GroES codes for MNIKPLHDRVVIKRMEEEKISAGGIVIPDSATEKPIRGEIVAVGPGKPLDNGSVRAPTVKVGDKVLFGKYSGTEQKLDGVEYVFIKEDDIFAVLG; via the coding sequence ATGAACATCAAACCGCTTCACGACCGTGTTGTCATCAAGCGCATGGAAGAAGAAAAGATCTCCGCCGGTGGCATCGTGATCCCGGATTCGGCCACCGAGAAGCCGATCCGCGGCGAAATCGTCGCCGTCGGTCCGGGCAAGCCGCTGGACAACGGTTCGGTGCGCGCCCCGACGGTCAAGGTCGGCGACAAGGTGCTGTTCGGCAAGTACAGCGGCACCGAGCAGAAGCTCGACGGCGTTGAATACGTCTTCATCAAGGAAGACGACATCTTCGCGGTTCTCGGTTAA
- a CDS encoding SocA family protein, which translates to MYERHLWRDPMHDKPRSDAGFFLPAAAVRRWAYPAAARRRWFLMLKSHDREKLINAAIYFAEHTRHCGKIKLIKLLYLLDFEHYRQTGAPVTGMEYRAMKMGPVPMELYQEWDALEPDFADDIDIVPLQVVDFVRESVRPLRAFDDSHFTRRELRLMHELATRFRDDFSKPMIGVTHEERGPWAAIWDNGRGNLERIPFALAIREEDSHAALVREAATEYEGIRLAQGH; encoded by the coding sequence ATGTATGAGCGCCACTTGTGGCGCGATCCGATGCACGACAAACCCCGCAGCGATGCGGGGTTTTTCTTGCCGGCTGCGGCGGTCCGTCGCTGGGCTTACCCTGCCGCTGCCCGCCGGAGATGGTTTCTCATGCTCAAGAGCCACGATCGCGAGAAGCTGATCAACGCCGCGATCTACTTCGCGGAGCACACCCGCCATTGCGGCAAGATCAAGCTGATCAAGCTGCTGTACCTGCTGGATTTCGAGCACTACCGTCAGACGGGCGCCCCAGTCACGGGCATGGAATACCGAGCCATGAAGATGGGGCCGGTACCGATGGAGCTCTATCAGGAGTGGGATGCGCTTGAGCCAGACTTTGCCGACGACATCGACATCGTTCCGCTGCAGGTAGTCGACTTCGTGCGCGAGTCCGTGCGACCGCTGCGCGCATTCGACGACAGCCATTTCACGCGACGCGAACTGCGCCTCATGCACGAGCTCGCGACCCGATTCCGGGACGACTTCTCCAAGCCCATGATCGGCGTGACCCACGAGGAGCGCGGGCCTTGGGCGGCCATCTGGGACAACGGCCGCGGGAACCTGGAGCGCATCCCGTTTGCGCTCGCGATTCGCGAAGAAGACTCGCATGCAGCGCTCGTCCGGGAGGCCGCCACCGAGTACGAGGGCATCCGGCTCGCGCAAGGGCACTGA